A window from Polyangium spumosum encodes these proteins:
- a CDS encoding efflux RND transporter permease subunit, with the protein MQAFAHLLVRRATAWTIVLAVVLLSLASLFFASRVDRDDDVLSFLPRENPEVGVFYDVSKRFGSLDVALVGISTDDALSPEFLTRLRALTKRLNETDGIGYAMTLTNVEDFAADPQKGGITTDYLVGKIPETAEEQAALREKVLSRDHVVGNLISADGKATLLYCFAGYGAEPKVVAAKVREAVEEAFPREAKYWGGAPFISTYIYDVTQEDMRRLAPWAVLVIVLITVLSFRDFIGAGLALLSTGLGIVMSLGLMGALGVSVNVVLGSLPVILFALGSAYAVHILSRYYVAAHEQKDPAAALVRTLCEIGPPVLASGLTTFVGLLSFLLMDIAPLRTFGIFTALGILITLILSLTFVPAVIYLVRLKGKPAEAAGPARFHVWLTTLPQRRRLVVAPVLAALAITSGIFVGKVDSRMDNAAFFSKDSPPDQAETFLRDHFGGSLFLQIQVEGDMTDPVVLRELRVLADRIAVLPHVSSVNHVGAVVAQINEAMEGDRRIPDSAAKVKLLYGFLEGKKAVSQLVTDDRQRALVQIKLDTNLAAETEPLIEQIRGVTSTAIAATYTVAEANGGRKDEVASRARTLVTSRIAAIGRQFGVSVPDEAALGERLGAGNVEGAAEPTRAELVRFLGSEECSVELEGPEVINAVARALAALGPRPEAAKLTEAIAQALGKSTDDTLVTDLADTVDRPLEEIWRRSEAMVRAKELVAAAKIAAPEGAKGKRLHAAIATALMDLDVPSLALPPAAGDQAQKLGVSVTGLPVMHAGLSKSVESNQWKSLFFALGCVLVIMTALFRSFWSGLLGVLPIVLTMAVIYGGMGLVGVRLDIGTSMLASLIIGAGVDYAVHLMVAWSAPDKSPLAESATTAARQTGPAIWVNALMVAAGFFVLTLGDARPLQNVGGLTAAAMITAALATMLVIPLFARKTRYYGDGSRIPAEVPSSEASDAVLDTSTSPP; encoded by the coding sequence ATGCAAGCCTTCGCACATCTACTCGTTCGTCGAGCGACGGCGTGGACCATCGTCCTCGCGGTCGTATTGCTCTCGCTCGCGAGCCTCTTTTTTGCGTCTCGGGTCGATCGCGACGACGACGTGCTTTCGTTCCTGCCGCGGGAGAACCCGGAGGTCGGCGTCTTCTACGACGTGAGCAAGCGATTCGGCAGCCTCGACGTCGCGCTGGTCGGAATCAGCACGGACGACGCGCTCTCTCCGGAGTTTTTGACGCGCCTGCGCGCCCTGACGAAGCGCCTCAACGAGACGGACGGCATCGGCTACGCGATGACCCTCACGAACGTGGAGGATTTCGCGGCGGATCCGCAGAAGGGCGGCATCACGACCGATTACCTCGTCGGCAAGATCCCGGAGACGGCCGAGGAGCAGGCCGCCCTGCGCGAGAAGGTGCTCTCGCGGGATCACGTGGTGGGCAACCTCATCTCGGCGGACGGAAAGGCGACGCTCCTTTATTGTTTCGCGGGCTACGGGGCCGAGCCGAAGGTGGTGGCGGCGAAGGTCCGCGAGGCGGTGGAGGAGGCATTTCCGCGCGAGGCAAAATACTGGGGCGGCGCGCCGTTCATATCGACGTACATCTATGACGTCACGCAGGAGGACATGCGGAGGCTCGCGCCCTGGGCGGTGCTGGTGATCGTGCTCATCACGGTGCTGTCGTTCCGCGACTTCATCGGCGCCGGCCTCGCGCTCCTCTCCACGGGCCTCGGTATCGTGATGTCCCTCGGGCTCATGGGCGCGCTCGGCGTGTCGGTGAACGTGGTGCTCGGTTCGCTACCGGTCATCCTCTTCGCCCTCGGCAGCGCGTATGCCGTGCACATCCTGAGCCGTTATTACGTGGCCGCGCACGAGCAGAAGGACCCGGCGGCGGCCCTCGTGCGGACGCTCTGCGAAATCGGACCGCCGGTGCTCGCCAGCGGCCTGACGACGTTCGTGGGCCTTTTGTCCTTCCTGCTGATGGACATCGCGCCGCTGCGCACGTTCGGCATTTTCACGGCGCTCGGCATCCTGATCACGCTCATCCTCTCGCTCACGTTCGTGCCCGCGGTGATTTACCTCGTGCGGCTGAAGGGGAAGCCGGCCGAGGCGGCGGGCCCGGCGCGTTTCCACGTGTGGCTGACGACGCTGCCGCAACGGAGGCGCCTCGTCGTCGCGCCCGTGCTCGCGGCGCTCGCGATCACCAGCGGGATCTTCGTCGGCAAGGTCGACAGCCGCATGGACAACGCGGCGTTTTTCTCGAAGGACAGCCCGCCCGATCAGGCCGAGACGTTCCTGCGTGACCATTTCGGCGGCTCGCTCTTCCTGCAGATCCAGGTCGAGGGCGACATGACCGATCCGGTCGTGCTGCGCGAGCTGCGTGTCCTCGCCGATCGTATCGCGGTCCTGCCGCACGTGAGCTCGGTGAACCACGTGGGCGCCGTGGTCGCGCAGATCAACGAGGCGATGGAAGGCGACCGGCGCATCCCGGACAGCGCGGCCAAGGTGAAGCTGCTCTACGGCTTCCTCGAGGGGAAAAAGGCGGTCTCGCAGCTCGTCACGGACGATCGGCAGCGGGCGCTCGTGCAGATCAAGCTCGACACGAACCTCGCCGCCGAGACCGAGCCGCTCATCGAGCAGATCCGCGGCGTGACGAGCACGGCGATCGCAGCGACGTACACGGTGGCCGAGGCGAACGGCGGCCGGAAGGACGAGGTCGCCTCACGCGCGCGCACGCTGGTGACGAGCCGGATCGCCGCGATCGGTCGGCAATTCGGGGTCTCCGTGCCGGACGAGGCGGCGCTCGGCGAGCGCCTCGGGGCGGGGAACGTGGAAGGCGCGGCCGAGCCCACGCGGGCGGAGCTCGTGCGGTTCCTCGGCTCCGAGGAGTGCAGCGTGGAGCTCGAAGGGCCCGAGGTGATCAACGCGGTCGCCCGCGCGCTCGCGGCGCTCGGCCCGCGCCCGGAGGCGGCGAAGCTCACGGAGGCGATCGCCCAGGCGCTCGGCAAGAGCACGGACGACACGCTCGTGACCGACCTCGCCGACACGGTGGATCGTCCCCTCGAGGAGATCTGGCGGCGCAGCGAGGCGATGGTGCGGGCGAAGGAGCTCGTCGCTGCGGCGAAGATCGCGGCGCCGGAGGGCGCGAAGGGCAAACGTCTCCACGCGGCGATCGCGACGGCGTTGATGGATCTCGACGTCCCTTCCCTCGCCTTGCCGCCTGCCGCGGGGGATCAAGCGCAGAAGCTCGGCGTGTCGGTGACGGGCTTGCCGGTGATGCACGCGGGCCTTTCGAAGAGCGTCGAGTCGAACCAGTGGAAGAGCCTGTTCTTCGCGCTCGGCTGCGTGCTCGTCATCATGACGGCGCTCTTCCGGTCGTTCTGGAGCGGGCTGCTCGGCGTCCTGCCCATCGTGCTGACGATGGCGGTCATCTATGGCGGCATGGGCCTCGTCGGGGTGCGGCTCGACATCGGGACGTCGATGCTGGCGAGCTTGATCATCGGGGCCGGAGTGGACTATGCGGTGCACCTGATGGTCGCGTGGAGCGCCCCGGACAAGTCCCCCCTGGCGGAGTCGGCCACGACGGCCGCGCGGCAGACGGGCCCCGCGATCTGGGTGAACGCCCTGATGGTGGCCGCGGGCTTCTTCGTGTTGACGCTCGGCGACGCGCGTCCCCTGCAGAACGTCGGAGGCCTGACCGCGGCGGCGATGATCACGGCCGCCCTCGCCACCATGCTGGTGATCCCCCTCTTCGCCCGCAAGACGCGCTACTACGGCGATGGATCTAGAATACCGGCCGAGGTCCCCTCGTCCGAGGCGTCGGACGCAGTTCTCGACACGAGCACGAGCCCTCCCTGA
- a CDS encoding outer membrane lipoprotein-sorting protein has product MMSAIFRSWLSASAPLLGAALLWTGHASADAPGDKALKGMDEAMNRAKTQYFEYEVVNQEPGKSEKKMALKVWLKGEKRLTEFTAPADMKGTKVLILSPTQMYVYLPAFGKIRRIASHVTDQGFMGLAFSQDDLATQMYAPLYDAQVASDAAAEMKLVAKAKAGQTTPHGKIEFLVAKDKNLPTELKYFNTSGTHVKTETRTNYTCQGNVCTPEELKMVDHTKGGHWTKMIRKAWKVNEAMSDNLFSKRNLEK; this is encoded by the coding sequence ATGATGAGCGCAATTTTCCGTAGCTGGCTTTCCGCCTCCGCCCCCCTCCTCGGTGCCGCGCTGCTCTGGACGGGCCACGCGAGCGCCGACGCCCCGGGCGACAAGGCCTTGAAGGGGATGGACGAGGCGATGAACCGCGCCAAGACCCAGTACTTCGAGTACGAGGTCGTGAACCAGGAGCCCGGCAAGAGCGAGAAGAAGATGGCGCTCAAGGTCTGGCTCAAGGGCGAGAAGCGCCTCACCGAGTTCACGGCGCCGGCCGACATGAAGGGGACGAAGGTCCTCATCCTGTCGCCCACGCAGATGTACGTGTACCTGCCGGCGTTCGGGAAGATCCGCCGCATCGCCAGCCACGTGACCGACCAGGGCTTCATGGGCCTGGCCTTCAGCCAGGACGACCTCGCGACGCAGATGTACGCGCCGCTCTACGACGCGCAAGTCGCGTCCGACGCGGCGGCCGAGATGAAGCTCGTGGCCAAAGCGAAGGCGGGGCAAACGACGCCCCACGGCAAGATCGAGTTCCTGGTCGCGAAGGACAAGAACCTCCCGACGGAGCTCAAGTACTTCAACACGTCCGGCACCCACGTGAAGACCGAGACGCGCACCAATTACACCTGCCAGGGGAATGTCTGCACCCCGGAGGAGCTCAAGATGGTCGACCACACGAAGGGAGGCCACTGGACGAAGATGATCCGCAAGGCGTGGAAGGTGAACGAGGCGATGAGCGACAACCTCTTCTCGAAGCGCAACCTCGAAAAATAG